Proteins encoded together in one Streptomyces sp. B1I3 window:
- a CDS encoding TetR/AcrR family transcriptional regulator translates to MAAEARRGYAKGRARRREILDQAMALFGEAGYRGASLRTIASRCGISHPGLLHHFPTKESLLLAVLEHRDEVDGEWLSLGGTSGVGRLRRYAELAALNATRRGIVELFSVVSTEATAADHPAHAYFVRRYRDSVSGAELAYAQALADGALRAGVAPDAAGQQLIALMDGLQVQWLLGGGVTDMAGVLRAHVQAQLTVPL, encoded by the coding sequence GTGGCGGCCGAAGCGCGGCGTGGCTACGCGAAGGGCCGCGCGAGGCGTCGCGAGATCCTCGACCAGGCCATGGCCCTGTTCGGCGAGGCGGGTTACCGGGGTGCGTCCCTGCGCACGATCGCGAGCAGGTGCGGAATCTCCCACCCCGGTCTGCTGCACCACTTCCCGACCAAGGAGTCCCTGCTGCTCGCGGTGCTCGAACACCGCGACGAGGTGGACGGGGAGTGGCTCTCGCTCGGCGGGACCAGCGGCGTCGGCCGGCTGCGCAGGTACGCCGAGCTCGCGGCGCTGAACGCCACCCGGCGCGGGATCGTCGAGCTGTTCTCGGTCGTCTCCACCGAAGCCACGGCGGCCGATCACCCCGCCCACGCGTACTTCGTGCGGCGCTACCGCGATTCGGTCTCCGGGGCGGAGCTCGCCTATGCGCAGGCCCTCGCGGACGGTGCGCTCCGGGCCGGCGTCGCGCCGGACGCCGCGGGGCAGCAGCTGATCGCCCTGATGGACGGGCTCCAGGTGCAGTGGCTCCTGGGGGGCGGCGTGACGGACATGGCGGGCGTCCTGCGGGCCCATGTCCAGGCCCAGCTCACCGTCCCGCTCTGA
- a CDS encoding glycoside hydrolase family 3 N-terminal domain-containing protein: MVDRNRVAKGPPVAPSLPYLDPALPVAERVDDLLGRMTLAEKTGQMLQLNAKDGVRHLVEDLHVGSILHAAPDRVLEAAALTEHTRLRIPLLVAEDCIHGHSFWEGATIYPTQLGMAATWDAGLVERIARATAVEVAATGVHWTFSPVLCITRDLRWGRVSETFGEDPFLIGELASAMVRGYQGGGLDDPTAVLACAKHFAGYSETQGGRDASEADISRRKLRSWFLPPFERVAREGCRTFMLGYQSMDGVPVTVNDWLLNEVLRGEWGYTGTLVTDWDNVGRMVWEQQIYGDYTQAAAAAVRAGNDMVMTTPKFFEGAQEAVAQGILDEANIDAAVRRILTLKFELGLFENPRHPDAARQAAVIGSAGHAELNLEAARRSLVLLTNDGTLPLAGGLRPGEGGRAAAGPGTAPRTVAVIGPNADDAQTQLGDWAGSSGQADWLPDGHPRPMIRTVLDGFREHVPADWTVSYARGAEILGVGPDPEGAFFPDGQPRPDVVVPAEPSESLIREAVAAAEAADHVVAVVGDRIELIGEGRSTATLELVGDQVALLDALAATGKPLVVVVISSKPLVLPPSALGAAAIVHAFNPGMQGGRAVAELLLGLVEPTGRLPLSFARHAGQQPTYYNQIRGQHGTRYADLTQCPAFVFGEGLSYTTVTYTDLEVLTPAVGPDDTVRARVTVRNTGARPALETVQVYLSDTVTSVTWAEKELKAYRQVTLAPGEEREVQLELPVSECTLVDARGDRVVEPGAFELLVGPSSRDDALLRAGFTVKG; encoded by the coding sequence ATGGTGGACCGGAACCGTGTCGCGAAAGGACCCCCCGTGGCCCCCTCCCTGCCCTACCTCGACCCCGCGCTGCCCGTCGCCGAGCGGGTCGACGACCTCCTCGGCCGCATGACGCTGGCCGAGAAGACCGGCCAGATGCTCCAGCTCAACGCCAAGGACGGAGTACGGCACCTCGTCGAGGACCTGCACGTGGGGTCGATCCTCCACGCCGCGCCCGACCGGGTCCTGGAGGCGGCGGCGCTCACCGAGCACACCCGCCTGCGCATCCCGCTGCTGGTCGCCGAGGACTGCATCCACGGCCACTCCTTCTGGGAGGGCGCCACCATCTACCCCACGCAGCTCGGCATGGCCGCGACCTGGGACGCCGGTCTCGTGGAGCGCATCGCCCGGGCCACGGCCGTCGAGGTCGCGGCGACCGGCGTCCACTGGACGTTCTCGCCCGTGCTCTGCATCACCCGGGACCTGCGCTGGGGCCGGGTCAGCGAGACGTTCGGGGAGGACCCCTTCCTCATCGGCGAACTCGCCTCGGCGATGGTGCGCGGCTACCAGGGCGGGGGCCTGGACGACCCGACGGCGGTCCTCGCCTGCGCCAAGCACTTCGCGGGCTACTCCGAGACGCAGGGCGGCCGCGACGCGAGCGAGGCCGACATCTCGCGGCGCAAGCTGCGCTCCTGGTTCCTGCCCCCCTTCGAGCGGGTCGCCCGCGAGGGCTGCCGCACGTTCATGCTCGGCTACCAGTCCATGGACGGGGTGCCCGTCACGGTCAACGACTGGCTCCTGAACGAGGTGCTGCGCGGCGAGTGGGGTTACACCGGCACGCTGGTCACGGACTGGGACAACGTCGGCCGCATGGTGTGGGAGCAGCAGATCTACGGCGACTACACCCAGGCCGCCGCCGCCGCGGTCCGCGCCGGCAACGACATGGTGATGACCACGCCCAAGTTCTTCGAGGGGGCGCAGGAGGCGGTCGCCCAGGGCATTCTCGACGAAGCGAACATCGACGCGGCGGTCCGGCGCATCCTGACCCTCAAGTTCGAGCTGGGCCTGTTCGAGAACCCGAGGCACCCCGACGCCGCCCGGCAGGCCGCCGTCATCGGCAGCGCCGGGCACGCCGAGCTGAATCTGGAGGCCGCCCGCCGCTCCCTGGTCCTGCTCACCAACGACGGCACCCTGCCCCTGGCCGGCGGCCTGCGGCCGGGCGAGGGCGGCCGCGCCGCCGCGGGCCCCGGCACGGCACCGCGCACGGTCGCCGTCATCGGGCCCAACGCCGACGACGCGCAGACCCAGCTCGGCGACTGGGCCGGCTCCTCGGGCCAGGCGGACTGGCTGCCGGACGGTCACCCGCGCCCCATGATCCGCACGGTGCTCGACGGCTTCCGCGAGCACGTCCCGGCCGACTGGACCGTCTCGTACGCCCGCGGGGCCGAGATCCTCGGCGTGGGACCCGACCCGGAAGGAGCGTTCTTCCCCGACGGGCAGCCCCGCCCCGATGTCGTCGTCCCCGCGGAGCCGTCCGAGTCCCTGATCCGTGAGGCGGTCGCGGCCGCCGAGGCCGCCGACCACGTCGTCGCCGTGGTGGGTGACCGCATCGAGCTGATCGGCGAGGGGCGTTCGACCGCGACCCTGGAACTCGTCGGCGACCAGGTCGCGCTGCTCGACGCGCTCGCCGCGACGGGCAAGCCGCTCGTCGTCGTGGTCATCAGCTCGAAGCCGCTCGTCCTTCCGCCCTCGGCACTCGGCGCGGCGGCGATCGTGCACGCCTTCAACCCGGGCATGCAGGGCGGCCGGGCCGTCGCCGAGCTGCTGCTCGGGCTCGTCGAGCCGACGGGGCGCCTGCCCCTCTCCTTCGCCCGGCACGCCGGCCAGCAGCCGACGTACTACAACCAGATCCGCGGCCAGCACGGCACCCGGTACGCCGACCTCACCCAGTGTCCGGCGTTCGTGTTCGGCGAGGGACTGAGCTACACCACCGTCACGTACACGGATCTGGAAGTGCTCACACCGGCCGTCGGACCGGACGACACCGTGCGGGCACGCGTCACCGTCCGCAACACCGGAGCCCGCCCGGCTCTGGAGACGGTGCAGGTGTACCTCAGCGACACCGTGACGTCCGTGACGTGGGCCGAGAAGGAGCTGAAGGCCTACCGGCAGGTCACGCTCGCCCCGGGCGAGGAGCGCGAGGTACAGCTGGAGCTGCCGGTGTCCGAGTGCACCCTCGTGGACGCCAGGGGCGACCGCGTCGTCGAGCCGGGTGCCTTCGAACTGCTCGTCGGCCCGTCCTCCCGCGACGACGCCCTGCTGCGGGCCGGCTTCACCGTGAAGGGCTGA
- a CDS encoding GNAT family N-acetyltransferase codes for MTEPLVRSAHTYELAPADLAGIRAFLDTAFDGDFSDDDWDHTLGGVHACVADGSGLLAHGSVIQRRVIHDRRSYRIGYVEAVAVRADRRREGLGSRVMDALERVLDGAYAFGALSASASGALFHAARGWQAWPGRIAVLGPDGTVPLPGEEGSTYVRPVPGRPSPSPSHRLLFDWREGDVL; via the coding sequence ATGACCGAGCCGCTCGTGCGCAGCGCCCACACCTATGAGCTGGCCCCCGCGGACCTGGCCGGGATCCGCGCCTTCCTGGACACCGCGTTCGACGGGGACTTCTCCGACGACGACTGGGACCACACCCTGGGCGGCGTCCACGCCTGCGTGGCCGACGGCAGCGGGCTCCTCGCGCACGGCAGCGTGATCCAGCGCCGCGTGATCCACGACCGCCGCTCGTACCGGATCGGCTACGTGGAAGCCGTCGCCGTCCGCGCCGACCGGCGCCGCGAGGGGCTCGGTAGCCGTGTGATGGACGCACTCGAGCGGGTTCTCGACGGCGCCTACGCCTTCGGGGCGCTGTCCGCTTCCGCCTCCGGGGCCCTGTTCCACGCGGCGCGCGGCTGGCAGGCCTGGCCCGGCCGGATCGCCGTGCTCGGGCCGGACGGGACCGTGCCGTTGCCCGGGGAGGAGGGCAGTACGTACGTGCGGCCGGTCCCCGGGCGGCCGTCGCCCTCGCCGTCCCACCGGTTGCTCTTCGACTGGCGCGAGGGCGACGTGCTCTGA
- the pruA gene encoding L-glutamate gamma-semialdehyde dehydrogenase has translation MDAVTQVPAPVNEPVHSYAPGSPERARLEAKLKELAENPIDLPMTIGGEKRMGGGERVDVVQPHNHRAVIGTFAGATEEDAQDAVDAALAAAPAWRAMSFDDRAAIILRAAELLSGPWRETLAASTMLGQGKTAQQAEIDCPCELVDFWRFNVHYARQILAEQPPANSAGVWNRMDHRPLEGFVYAITPFNFSAIAANLPTAPALMGNVVVWKPSPTQTHAAVLLMQLLEEAGLPKGVINLVTGDGIAVSDVVLNHRDLAGIHFTGSTPTFQHLWKTVGNNIANYRTYPRLVGETGGKDFVVAHPSADRAVLKTALTRGSFEYQGQKCSASSRAYIPASIWNSGFKEEFTAEVDSITMGDVTDLSNFMGAVIDARSFAKNKAAIDRAAADPSCTIVAGGTYDDSVGYFVRPTVIVCDDPANEVFTTEYFGPILAVHVYEDEKYDGMLEQMESVSDYALTGAVISNDRAAAAYTMDKLRYAAGNFYINDKSTGAVVGQQPFGGGRASGTNDKAGAPQNLQRWTLTRAIKETLVPPTEYTYPHQG, from the coding sequence ATGGATGCTGTCACCCAGGTCCCCGCGCCGGTCAACGAGCCGGTCCACAGCTACGCCCCCGGCAGCCCGGAGCGGGCACGACTCGAGGCGAAGCTCAAGGAGCTCGCCGAGAACCCCATCGACCTGCCGATGACGATCGGCGGCGAGAAGCGCATGGGCGGCGGCGAGCGCGTCGACGTCGTGCAGCCGCACAACCACCGGGCCGTGATCGGCACCTTCGCCGGCGCCACGGAGGAGGACGCCCAGGACGCCGTCGACGCGGCCCTCGCCGCCGCTCCGGCCTGGCGGGCCATGTCGTTCGACGACCGCGCCGCGATCATCCTGCGCGCCGCCGAGCTGCTCTCCGGCCCCTGGCGCGAGACGCTCGCGGCCTCCACGATGCTCGGGCAGGGCAAGACCGCCCAGCAGGCCGAGATCGACTGCCCGTGCGAGCTCGTCGACTTCTGGCGCTTCAACGTGCACTACGCGCGCCAGATCCTCGCCGAGCAGCCCCCGGCCAACTCCGCCGGTGTGTGGAACCGCATGGACCACCGCCCGCTCGAGGGTTTCGTCTACGCGATCACGCCGTTCAACTTCTCGGCCATCGCCGCGAACCTGCCCACCGCACCCGCCCTCATGGGCAACGTCGTGGTGTGGAAGCCGTCCCCGACGCAGACCCACGCCGCAGTGCTGCTGATGCAGCTCCTCGAGGAGGCCGGGCTGCCCAAGGGCGTCATCAACCTGGTCACCGGCGACGGCATCGCCGTCTCCGACGTGGTGCTGAACCACCGCGACCTGGCGGGCATCCACTTCACCGGCTCGACGCCCACCTTCCAGCACCTGTGGAAGACCGTCGGCAACAACATCGCCAACTACCGCACCTACCCGCGGCTGGTCGGCGAGACCGGTGGCAAGGACTTCGTCGTCGCGCACCCGAGCGCCGACCGTGCCGTCCTGAAGACGGCGCTGACCCGCGGCTCGTTCGAGTACCAGGGCCAGAAGTGCTCCGCCTCCTCCCGCGCGTACATTCCGGCGTCCATCTGGAACTCCGGCTTCAAGGAGGAGTTCACGGCCGAGGTCGACTCCATCACCATGGGTGACGTCACCGACCTGTCGAACTTCATGGGCGCCGTCATCGACGCGCGTTCGTTCGCGAAGAACAAGGCCGCCATCGACCGCGCCGCGGCCGACCCGTCCTGCACGATCGTCGCGGGCGGGACGTACGACGACTCCGTCGGCTACTTCGTCCGCCCCACGGTCATCGTGTGCGACGACCCGGCCAACGAGGTCTTCACGACCGAGTACTTCGGCCCGATCCTCGCCGTCCACGTCTACGAGGACGAGAAGTACGACGGCATGCTGGAGCAGATGGAGTCGGTCTCCGACTACGCGCTGACCGGTGCGGTCATCTCCAACGACCGCGCGGCGGCCGCGTACACGATGGACAAGCTCCGCTACGCCGCGGGCAACTTCTACATCAACGACAAGTCGACCGGCGCCGTCGTCGGCCAGCAGCCCTTCGGCGGCGGCCGTGCCTCCGGCACCAACGACAAGGCGGGCGCCCCGCAGAACCTGCAGCGCTGGACGCTGACCCGCGCCATCAAGGAGACGCTGGTCCCGCCGACCGAGTACACCTACCCCCACCAGGGCTGA
- a CDS encoding proline dehydrogenase family protein: MLGPVILAASRSDKMRRFISAAPGTKQVVGRFIAGETVDQVVPVIQDSAAKGLEVTLDVVGEDITTPEQAAAARDAYLELIGRLKELGLGTRAEMSVKLSMFGQSLEGGHELALANIRPVVEAAAAIGTTVTLDAEDHTTLDSMFAIHEELRKDHPQTGCVIQSYLFRTEDDARRLAAAGSRVRLVKGAYKEPASVAYQDKAEIDKAYVRILKTLMLGEGYPMIGSHDPRLIAIGQELARQAGRKLDEYEFQMLYGIRSDEHVRLAAEGHRMRVYTAYGTDWYGYFMRRLAEKPANLLFFARSVVTKG; encoded by the coding sequence GTGCTGGGTCCCGTGATTCTCGCCGCGTCCCGCAGCGACAAGATGCGTCGTTTCATCTCGGCCGCCCCGGGCACCAAGCAGGTCGTCGGCCGGTTCATCGCCGGCGAGACGGTCGACCAGGTCGTCCCTGTCATCCAGGACTCGGCCGCCAAGGGCCTCGAGGTCACCCTGGACGTCGTGGGTGAGGACATCACCACCCCCGAGCAGGCCGCCGCCGCGCGCGATGCCTACCTGGAGCTCATCGGCCGCCTGAAGGAGCTCGGCCTCGGCACCCGGGCGGAGATGTCGGTCAAGCTGTCGATGTTCGGCCAGTCGCTGGAGGGCGGCCACGAGCTCGCCCTCGCCAACATCCGGCCCGTCGTCGAGGCCGCCGCCGCGATCGGCACCACGGTCACGCTGGACGCGGAGGACCACACCACCCTCGACTCGATGTTCGCCATCCACGAGGAGCTGCGGAAGGACCACCCGCAGACCGGCTGCGTCATCCAGTCCTACCTGTTCCGCACCGAGGACGACGCCCGCCGCCTCGCCGCCGCCGGCAGCCGGGTCCGTCTGGTGAAGGGCGCGTACAAGGAGCCCGCCTCCGTCGCGTACCAGGACAAGGCGGAGATCGACAAGGCGTACGTGCGCATCCTGAAGACGCTCATGCTGGGCGAGGGCTACCCGATGATCGGCTCCCACGACCCGCGGCTCATCGCCATCGGGCAGGAGCTCGCCCGCCAGGCAGGGCGCAAACTGGATGAGTACGAGTTCCAGATGCTGTACGGCATCCGCAGCGACGAGCACGTCCGGCTCGCGGCCGAGGGCCACCGGATGCGCGTCTACACGGCATACGGCACCGACTGGTACGGCTATTTCATGCGCCGCCTCGCGGAGAAGCCGGCCAACCTGCTCTTCTTCGCCCGCTCCGTCGTCACCAAGGGCTGA
- a CDS encoding CdaR family transcriptional regulator, whose product MKGDYQELVDEISALLGAPATLENRDFGLVAFGAHDSDDDTAMDPVRTRSILTRRSTPAVRAWFEGFGITRATGPVRIPAAPEAGVYRDRICLPVRHRSVVLGYVWLLDAHPGPTDERLAAAMDVAARIGALLFDETRAGADLSREFGSALTAGRGRQRETALAALREALGADADGLHTVVCVTPWPDELPSVRTVPSAAALAPVAGAGPRSLAALIRLRAPDSLDPATTAAERLRAAAGPDATGGVAAARRGLAELADSWHEALSAARAASAETRLGPVADWSAIGPYRLLTGLPRTPGAVPDPSVRALLAPPHAELARTAEAFLDRAGQASRTAAELGIHRQTLYYRLARVQQLTGLDLNDGEDRLLLHMALKSARL is encoded by the coding sequence GTGAAGGGCGATTACCAGGAGCTGGTGGACGAGATCTCCGCGCTGCTCGGCGCCCCGGCCACGCTCGAGAACCGCGATTTCGGCCTGGTCGCCTTCGGGGCCCACGACAGCGACGACGACACGGCCATGGACCCCGTCCGCACCCGCTCGATCCTCACCCGGCGCTCCACCCCGGCGGTCCGAGCCTGGTTCGAGGGCTTCGGCATCACCCGCGCGACCGGACCGGTCCGCATTCCGGCCGCCCCGGAGGCGGGCGTGTACCGGGACCGGATCTGCCTCCCGGTACGCCATCGGAGTGTCGTCCTGGGCTACGTGTGGCTCCTCGACGCGCACCCCGGACCGACCGACGAGCGGCTCGCGGCGGCGATGGACGTGGCCGCCCGTATCGGGGCGCTGCTCTTCGACGAGACCCGGGCGGGCGCGGACCTGTCCCGCGAGTTCGGTTCGGCGCTCACCGCGGGGCGGGGCCGGCAGCGGGAGACGGCGCTGGCCGCCCTGCGCGAGGCACTCGGGGCGGACGCGGACGGGCTGCACACCGTGGTGTGCGTGACCCCGTGGCCGGACGAGCTCCCGTCGGTGCGCACGGTGCCGTCGGCGGCGGCCCTCGCCCCGGTCGCGGGGGCGGGCCCCCGGTCCCTGGCCGCGCTGATCCGGCTGCGCGCCCCCGACTCCCTGGACCCCGCGACGACAGCGGCGGAGCGGTTGCGCGCCGCCGCCGGCCCGGACGCCACCGGCGGGGTGGCGGCGGCCCGCCGGGGACTGGCGGAGCTGGCCGACTCCTGGCACGAAGCCCTGTCCGCCGCCCGCGCCGCCTCGGCGGAGACCCGCCTCGGCCCGGTCGCCGACTGGTCGGCCATCGGCCCGTACCGGCTGCTGACCGGACTGCCCCGGACCCCGGGCGCCGTGCCCGACCCTTCCGTGCGTGCCCTGTTGGCCCCGCCGCACGCGGAACTGGCCCGTACCGCCGAGGCGTTCCTCGACCGCGCGGGCCAGGCGAGCCGCACGGCCGCGGAACTGGGCATCCACCGGCAGACGTTGTACTACCGGCTCGCCCGGGTCCAGCAGCTCACCGGTCTCGACCTCAACGACGGCGAGGACAGGCTGCTGCTGCACATGGCGCTGAAGTCGGCCCGGCTCTGA